A DNA window from Chlamydia felis Fe/C-56 contains the following coding sequences:
- a CDS encoding CT620/CT621 family type III secretion system effector codes for MTLPPSFLTFNRNVTAALLGDQVDMTTPFSNAVFLFQELDQKARGLKHALGLLQEAEAKLPTPQISSELSREISFDHFPEGKIAPFVMPDVKDVTEILGNPNLAAARLFIEGLNKSFDDCLQTVDNGGVFNPTAAEEKLVKEYKIKLDTLKQQFTAGSNPTEAQYNEIYALPKEFVAALEKLQGKDAPPKSKIIHFWQNIMVVYNAMTSLSYPVSKELNVQLAECSLNIDQANTIIELIRQFSSSLKDLLNPIWNVSPTASNLDGSGYNAMQGGMTRTYLVLGGVYRMLMDKYATQSQDAMSEEVRAGVTTFINALQGLKVNNSVNLANFLSLQYAYLTCVGQFGILPDTVDNKYKEVLQAEKAFWDNRGNNNFSIASGALSTFVNNPYGSSDGIKLFSSEKTPNPTFFKECVELMTKKPTEVMSCTDYQKVIDGMNNGIKQIQAQIDKWTQQSAELMTKKASMEPESLNYFTSMTEGKKIFVETSPIQMVYSSLMLDKYLPNQQYVLETLGVQMTFSNKAAKYMNQIINYVTNFQTADVYYSLGIYLRQMNLHALTDAQGKAQGVLDKEKVRCRSDIARCERAKAELAKIIAEIESDAELTPSQQRELRMTVSGYEFQFNALIRNLGNLYVFLDEMRLNSVNNPDDIEEAFHILVNGTQSEDWPRFLSAFESFVIEGGDNGVVPGGEQQILQSLEATQQNFTTFNQNQQLALQLESSAIQQEWTMVSAALALMNQVFAKLIRRFK; via the coding sequence GTGACACTACCTCCATCTTTTCTTACTTTTAATCGAAATGTTACGGCGGCATTGCTTGGTGATCAAGTAGATATGACAACGCCGTTTTCCAATGCCGTATTTCTTTTTCAAGAATTGGATCAAAAAGCCAGGGGATTAAAACATGCTCTAGGTTTATTGCAGGAAGCAGAGGCTAAATTACCCACACCACAAATATCTTCGGAGTTATCAAGAGAAATTTCTTTCGATCATTTTCCTGAAGGGAAAATCGCACCCTTTGTTATGCCAGATGTGAAGGATGTGACTGAAATTCTTGGAAATCCAAATCTTGCTGCAGCAAGACTTTTTATAGAAGGGTTGAATAAGAGTTTTGATGACTGTCTCCAGACAGTTGATAATGGTGGGGTTTTTAATCCTACAGCAGCCGAAGAAAAGCTTGTTAAAGAGTACAAAATAAAATTAGATACTTTGAAACAACAATTTACAGCAGGTAGTAACCCTACAGAAGCTCAATACAATGAGATATACGCTCTGCCAAAAGAATTTGTTGCTGCTCTAGAAAAGTTACAAGGTAAAGATGCTCCACCAAAAAGTAAGATCATTCATTTTTGGCAGAACATCATGGTCGTTTATAACGCTATGACTTCTTTATCTTATCCGGTTTCCAAAGAACTTAATGTTCAGCTTGCTGAATGCTCGTTAAATATTGATCAGGCAAACACTATTATTGAATTAATACGTCAATTCTCAAGTTCTCTTAAGGATTTGCTTAATCCCATTTGGAACGTTTCCCCAACAGCTTCCAATTTGGATGGTTCTGGTTATAACGCTATGCAGGGTGGTATGACGCGAACTTACTTAGTGCTCGGTGGGGTGTATCGCATGCTTATGGATAAGTATGCAACTCAATCTCAAGACGCTATGTCTGAGGAAGTTAGAGCCGGAGTGACTACCTTCATAAATGCTTTGCAGGGTTTGAAGGTGAACAACAGCGTTAATTTAGCTAATTTTTTAAGTTTGCAGTATGCGTATTTAACTTGTGTGGGACAGTTCGGAATATTGCCCGACACGGTAGATAACAAATATAAAGAGGTCCTTCAGGCAGAAAAAGCTTTTTGGGACAACAGGGGGAATAATAATTTTAGCATAGCTTCTGGAGCTCTATCAACATTTGTTAATAATCCCTACGGTTCGAGTGACGGTATAAAATTGTTTTCTTCTGAAAAAACTCCTAATCCCACATTTTTTAAGGAATGTGTTGAATTGATGACGAAAAAGCCAACAGAAGTCATGTCTTGTACGGATTATCAGAAAGTCATCGATGGGATGAATAATGGAATCAAGCAAATTCAGGCTCAAATTGATAAATGGACGCAACAGTCTGCGGAGTTAATGACTAAAAAAGCTTCCATGGAGCCTGAGAGTTTGAATTACTTCACTAGCATGACAGAAGGTAAAAAGATCTTTGTAGAGACTTCTCCGATACAAATGGTCTATTCTTCTTTAATGTTAGATAAGTACTTGCCTAATCAGCAGTATGTTTTAGAGACATTAGGGGTGCAGATGACCTTCTCTAATAAAGCTGCTAAATATATGAATCAAATCATCAACTATGTTACGAACTTCCAAACTGCAGATGTGTACTATTCTCTTGGTATATATTTGCGCCAAATGAATCTTCACGCTCTCACTGATGCTCAAGGAAAAGCTCAAGGGGTTTTAGATAAGGAGAAGGTGCGTTGTAGAAGTGATATTGCGCGTTGCGAGAGGGCAAAAGCTGAACTAGCAAAGATTATAGCTGAAATAGAAAGTGATGCGGAATTAACTCCTTCTCAACAGCGAGAGCTTCGTATGACTGTTTCTGGGTATGAATTCCAGTTTAATGCTCTGATACGTAATTTGGGAAATCTTTACGTTTTTCTAGACGAAATGCGATTGAATTCAGTGAATAATCCTGACGATATTGAGGAGGCCTTTCACATTCTAGTTAATGGGACTCAATCTGAGGATTGGCCACGATTCCTATCGGCATTTGAAAGCTTTGTTATTGAAGGTGGTGATAACGGGGTTGTCCCGGGTGGTGAGCAGCAGATTTTACAGAGTTTAGAAGCTACCCAGCAGAATTTTACAACCTTTAACCAGAACCAACAGCTAGCGTTACAATTAGAATCTTCTGCAATTCAGCAAGAGTGGACTATGGTTAGTGCTGCTCTAGCACTGATGAATCAGGTATTTGCGAAGTTAATACGTAGATTTAAATAG
- a CDS encoding CT620/CT621 family type III secretion system effector gives MKNSPIQRYQQPNQIFEGPVFAERRVSPAEVAADYTKMNEVASHLKIMQDLLREASDLGLNREFIASLNQDFLNTGFELAVIQTTLAEKENKEIRKQNNKVFQEHLDRMSPQALTTAPEISPGKDSIVNKMPFQSAFAYILLDKYIPEQETALYALGRELNLSGYAQNLFSPLLETIKSFNSAPITYNLGSYISQTSGTANFKYGYQIILDRYEEERLQLRNDMRSAENAQKLLTQISKNIQENNSLSDVQKKQLQDIVTSYASELKIMMTQMTTLLFNLNTLVFMPGDNEYEASYKIMGADFSIVTLQDLEHQVVDGEIDVATGTAKGGLLNFFNKCLADVQNYGDLAQTHQLMLELQMRALQQEWSLIAASLKTMHNVYRTLINSY, from the coding sequence ATGAAAAACTCTCCAATACAAAGATACCAACAGCCTAATCAGATTTTTGAAGGCCCAGTGTTTGCTGAACGTCGTGTATCTCCTGCGGAGGTGGCTGCGGATTATACAAAGATGAATGAGGTTGCTTCTCACCTAAAAATCATGCAAGACCTACTTCGAGAAGCAAGTGACTTAGGATTGAATAGAGAGTTTATTGCATCTTTAAATCAGGATTTTTTAAACACAGGCTTTGAGCTTGCTGTGATACAAACTACGCTTGCGGAAAAGGAAAATAAAGAGATCCGCAAGCAAAATAATAAAGTTTTTCAAGAGCATTTGGATAGAATGTCTCCCCAGGCATTGACAACGGCTCCTGAGATTTCTCCAGGTAAAGATTCCATTGTGAATAAAATGCCTTTTCAATCGGCATTTGCTTATATCCTTTTAGATAAATATATCCCTGAGCAAGAAACAGCTTTGTATGCTTTAGGAAGAGAATTAAATCTTTCAGGATATGCTCAGAATCTCTTTAGCCCTCTTTTAGAAACGATAAAGAGCTTCAATTCTGCTCCAATTACCTATAATTTAGGATCATATATTTCTCAGACTTCGGGAACAGCAAATTTTAAATATGGCTATCAGATAATTCTCGATCGCTATGAGGAAGAACGTTTGCAATTAAGAAATGATATGAGGAGTGCTGAGAATGCTCAAAAGTTGTTAACCCAAATTTCTAAGAATATTCAGGAGAATAACTCTCTTTCTGATGTTCAGAAAAAACAGCTTCAGGACATTGTGACTAGCTATGCCAGTGAGCTCAAGATTATGATGACCCAGATGACAACTCTTCTGTTTAACCTGAATACTCTTGTTTTCATGCCAGGAGATAATGAGTATGAGGCTTCCTATAAGATTATGGGGGCTGATTTTTCAATTGTTACCTTGCAAGACTTAGAACATCAGGTTGTTGACGGGGAGATTGATGTCGCTACAGGAACTGCAAAAGGAGGGTTGCTTAATTTCTTCAACAAGTGTCTCGCTGATGTACAAAATTATGGAGATTTAGCACAAACGCACCAGCTAATGCTAGAGCTTCAAATGCGAGCTTTGCAACAGGAATGGAGTTTAATAGCTGCATCGTTGAAAACAATGCATAATGTCTATCGAACATTAATCAATTCTTATTAG
- a CDS encoding membrane protein → MNSKLKKHLRLASFSLLALSGIFSSSTLNAMSAGNPAYPVIPGINPEQKGMCAFEICNSYNLFAALTGSLKIGFSGDYIFSESARVKDVPVVTSVNTSGTGPKPTITSTVKNFDFDLNDSQVSSSCVFASVAIQDTSPAAIPLLDVSFDVKIGGLKQYYRLPLNAYRDFTSSPLASESQVTDGLVEVQSNYGFVWDLSLKKILWKDGVSFIGIGGDYRHAACPVNYIIVNSQANPEVYFEDSNGKISYKEWSANIGITTYINDYILPYVSVAIGSASRTAPADSFQRLESQFSNLKFKVRKITNFHRVNFCCGATSCAADNFFYSVEGRWGCQRAINVTAGFQF, encoded by the coding sequence ATGAATAGCAAGCTGAAAAAGCATCTACGTTTAGCCTCCTTCTCTCTCCTTGCTTTGTCAGGAATTTTCTCTTCTTCTACCCTTAATGCTATGTCAGCAGGAAATCCTGCGTATCCTGTAATTCCCGGTATCAATCCCGAACAAAAGGGAATGTGTGCTTTTGAAATCTGCAATAGCTACAACCTTTTTGCAGCACTTACAGGAAGCTTAAAAATAGGATTTTCTGGAGATTATATTTTCTCGGAAAGTGCCAGAGTGAAAGATGTTCCTGTGGTGACATCTGTAAACACTTCGGGAACAGGACCTAAGCCCACAATTACCTCAACGGTAAAAAACTTTGACTTTGATTTAAACGACTCTCAGGTTAGCTCTAGCTGCGTTTTTGCCTCTGTAGCCATCCAAGACACCTCACCTGCAGCGATCCCCCTGTTAGATGTTAGCTTTGACGTAAAAATCGGAGGATTAAAGCAATATTACCGTCTTCCTCTTAATGCTTATAGAGACTTCACTTCTTCTCCACTTGCTTCCGAATCACAAGTGACCGACGGTTTAGTAGAAGTACAAAGTAACTACGGTTTTGTTTGGGATTTAAGCTTAAAAAAGATCCTATGGAAAGATGGGGTTTCCTTCATTGGCATTGGTGGGGACTACCGTCATGCAGCATGTCCTGTCAACTACATCATCGTCAACAGCCAGGCAAATCCCGAAGTATACTTCGAAGATTCTAATGGTAAAATCAGCTATAAGGAATGGTCTGCAAATATAGGGATTACCACCTATATCAACGATTATATTCTTCCCTACGTTTCTGTGGCTATAGGAAGCGCTTCAAGAACAGCTCCTGCAGATAGTTTCCAACGCCTAGAGAGCCAATTCTCTAACCTAAAATTTAAAGTACGAAAAATCACCAACTTCCATAGAGTAAACTTTTGCTGCGGAGCAACAAGCTGCGCAGCTGATAATTTCTTCTATAGTGTTGAAGGTCGTTGGGGCTGCCAGCGTGCTATAAACGTAACCGCTGGCTTCCAATTCTAA
- a CDS encoding NAD(P)H-dependent glycerol-3-phosphate dehydrogenase, whose product MKEKIAYLGMGIWGFCLASLLANKGYRVVGWARNPDLIAQLQIEKRHPQAPDIPLHPNLSFTTDMEEAVNEASMIVEGVSSAGIRPVSEQLKAITDLKVPFVITSKGIEQHTGLLLSEIVVEIFGNNASQYLGYLSGPSIAREVLKGCPCSVVISAYNPDTLKKIHNAFLTPTFRVYPNSDLKGVALGGALKNIIAIACGISDGFHFGDNAKSGLVTRGLHEIRKFATIMDCRPDTLNGLAGLGDLCTTCFSSLSRNTKFGKLIAQGLTLEQAKAEIGMVVEGAYTALSAYQIAKHHKIDMPITTGIYRVLYENLDIKEGIAALLQRNTKEEYL is encoded by the coding sequence ATGAAAGAGAAAATTGCCTACTTAGGTATGGGCATCTGGGGATTTTGTCTCGCATCCTTGTTAGCAAATAAGGGCTATCGCGTTGTCGGATGGGCTCGCAATCCTGATTTGATTGCGCAACTACAAATAGAGAAACGCCATCCCCAAGCTCCTGATATTCCTTTACATCCGAATTTATCATTCACTACAGATATGGAAGAAGCTGTGAATGAAGCATCTATGATTGTGGAGGGTGTATCTTCCGCTGGAATTCGTCCCGTATCTGAACAACTAAAAGCAATTACCGATCTCAAAGTTCCTTTTGTTATTACCTCAAAGGGAATAGAACAGCATACAGGATTGCTGCTCAGTGAAATTGTTGTAGAGATTTTCGGTAACAATGCTTCTCAATATCTTGGTTATCTTAGTGGACCTTCTATAGCCAGAGAGGTTCTTAAGGGCTGCCCATGCTCGGTAGTAATTAGCGCGTATAATCCTGATACCCTGAAGAAAATACACAATGCCTTTCTCACTCCCACATTTCGTGTATATCCCAATAGCGATCTTAAAGGAGTCGCTCTTGGTGGTGCTTTAAAAAACATCATAGCCATAGCCTGTGGAATTTCTGACGGCTTTCATTTCGGAGACAACGCAAAATCGGGACTAGTGACTCGCGGCCTGCATGAAATACGCAAATTCGCAACGATTATGGATTGTCGTCCCGACACTCTGAATGGCTTAGCAGGTCTTGGAGATCTTTGTACAACATGCTTTTCTTCTCTAAGTAGAAATACAAAATTTGGGAAATTGATAGCTCAAGGATTAACTCTTGAGCAGGCAAAAGCAGAAATTGGCATGGTTGTTGAGGGGGCCTATACAGCACTTTCAGCATATCAAATTGCTAAACATCATAAAATTGACATGCCGATAACTACGGGAATCTATCGTGTTCTATACGAAAATCTCGATATCAAAGAAGGCATCGCCGCTCTTTTACAAAGAAATACTAAGGAAGAATATCTTTAA
- a CDS encoding UTP--glucose-1-phosphate uridylyltransferase — MTDSVIFPSAVEKSSLTEKLKSINQEHLLDSWSSLSLKQQQRLYHQLSSIDIDLFHKQRQLITSPRSILKNFHPLTSFSSSGEDPERTQVGTNLLKEKKVACVVLAGGQGSRLKCDGPKGLFPVSPIKKKPLFQLVAEKVCAASKLANQPLPLAFMTSPLNNRQTRSYFESNDYFHLDPNQVDFFCQPLWPLLSLSGDLFLEDTDTLSLGPNGNGCLATLLYTSGLWRKWRDAGIEMVSVIPIDNPLALPFDVELCGFHSMENNEVTIKAALRQTAIEDVGILVQSNDSGKTSVIEYSEIPQKERFATNPDGTLKYCLANIGLYCLSMDFIAHAALRELPLYKAHKHAKQLGLYSSEKNSWKFEEFIFDLFCFSERCQTLVYPRQECFAPLKNLEGNHSPATVREALSARERQIFHKVTGKKLSPNTTFELEADFYYPSTSTSLHWENKAFFEEPFFEAS; from the coding sequence ATGACCGATTCTGTAATCTTCCCGTCTGCCGTGGAAAAGTCTTCACTAACAGAAAAACTCAAGTCTATTAATCAGGAGCATTTATTAGATTCGTGGTCGTCCCTTTCTCTAAAACAACAACAACGGCTCTATCATCAACTTTCTTCTATAGACATTGATCTTTTTCATAAACAACGTCAACTTATCACTTCTCCAAGATCTATCCTAAAAAATTTCCATCCTTTAACTTCTTTTTCTTCCTCAGGAGAAGATCCTGAAAGAACTCAAGTAGGAACAAATCTTCTAAAAGAAAAGAAGGTTGCCTGTGTTGTACTTGCTGGAGGACAAGGGTCTAGACTGAAGTGTGATGGACCCAAAGGACTTTTCCCCGTATCTCCTATCAAAAAGAAACCCTTATTTCAGCTTGTTGCAGAAAAAGTCTGCGCGGCAAGTAAGCTAGCAAATCAGCCCTTGCCCTTAGCCTTTATGACCTCACCATTAAATAATCGTCAGACACGTTCCTATTTTGAATCCAACGATTATTTCCATCTTGATCCCAATCAAGTGGACTTTTTTTGCCAGCCTCTTTGGCCCCTATTATCTTTATCAGGAGATCTCTTCTTGGAAGATACTGATACTTTATCTTTAGGGCCTAATGGAAATGGTTGTCTAGCGACTCTTCTATATACCTCAGGATTATGGAGAAAGTGGCGAGATGCAGGGATTGAAATGGTAAGTGTTATTCCTATCGATAATCCTCTAGCCTTACCCTTTGATGTGGAACTTTGTGGTTTCCATAGCATGGAAAATAACGAGGTGACTATCAAAGCTGCTCTACGACAAACAGCTATTGAAGACGTAGGCATCTTAGTTCAATCTAATGATTCTGGAAAAACCTCGGTTATTGAGTATTCTGAAATCCCTCAAAAAGAACGTTTTGCCACTAATCCTGATGGAACGTTGAAATACTGCTTAGCGAATATTGGTCTCTACTGCTTATCTATGGACTTCATAGCTCACGCAGCTCTAAGAGAACTTCCTCTTTATAAAGCACATAAACATGCGAAACAATTAGGATTATATTCCTCTGAAAAAAACTCTTGGAAATTCGAAGAATTTATTTTTGATCTATTTTGCTTTAGCGAACGCTGCCAAACGCTTGTTTATCCACGCCAGGAATGTTTTGCTCCGTTAAAAAATCTCGAAGGCAATCATAGTCCTGCTACTGTGCGAGAAGCTCTGTCCGCTAGAGAACGTCAAATTTTCCATAAAGTCACTGGGAAAAAACTTTCTCCAAACACAACATTTGAATTAGAAGCTGATTTCTATTATCCTTCAACCTCTACTTCCTTACATTGGGAAAACAAAGCGTTTTTCGAGGAACCATTTTTTGAGGCCTCATGA
- a CDS encoding FliI/YscN family ATPase: MIHLDHEKSQIQYWQPYRSCGLLSKVSGTLLEAQGLSACLGELCRVCTPKYPDLLAEVIGFHNQTTLLMSLSPMHYVTLGSEVLPLRRPPSLHLSDHLLGRVIDGFGNPLDNKENLPKTHIKPLISPPPLPMSRQPIQEIFPTGIKVIDAFLTLGKGQRIGVFSEPGSGKSSLLSTIASGSKSTINVIALIGERGREVREYIEQHASGLQEHRTVIIASPAHETAPTKVMSGRAAMTIAEYFRDQGHDVLFIMDSLSRWIAALQEVALATGETLAAHNYAAYVFHHVSEFTERAGNNDRGSITALYAILHYPNHPDIFTDYLKSLLDGHFFLTNQGKALASPPIDILLSLSRSAKKLSLPHHYAAAEKLRSLLKTYQEALDIIHLGAYTPGHDKDLDDAVKILPNIKKFLAQPLSSYCQLENTLKELEALVELE; this comes from the coding sequence ATGATACACTTAGATCACGAAAAATCCCAAATCCAATATTGGCAACCTTACCGCTCTTGTGGGCTCCTTTCTAAGGTTTCAGGAACTCTTTTAGAAGCTCAAGGACTTTCCGCCTGCCTCGGAGAACTTTGTCGTGTTTGCACACCAAAATATCCTGATCTACTTGCTGAAGTTATCGGATTTCATAACCAAACCACATTGCTCATGTCCCTATCTCCCATGCACTATGTGACTTTAGGTTCTGAGGTTCTTCCCCTAAGACGTCCCCCATCCCTACATCTTTCAGACCACCTTTTGGGCCGTGTAATAGATGGTTTCGGAAATCCATTAGATAATAAAGAAAACCTGCCCAAAACACATATCAAACCCCTGATATCGCCTCCGCCACTCCCCATGTCTCGACAGCCTATTCAAGAAATTTTCCCCACAGGGATTAAGGTTATTGATGCTTTTTTAACTTTAGGGAAAGGACAACGTATTGGTGTATTTTCAGAACCCGGAAGCGGGAAATCTTCTCTCCTATCTACAATAGCCTCCGGATCAAAATCTACGATTAACGTAATTGCCCTTATTGGGGAACGAGGACGAGAAGTTCGTGAATATATAGAACAACACGCTTCAGGATTACAAGAACACCGCACAGTTATTATTGCCTCGCCTGCACATGAAACAGCGCCAACAAAAGTGATGTCAGGACGTGCGGCTATGACAATAGCCGAATATTTCCGCGATCAGGGTCATGATGTCTTGTTCATTATGGACTCTCTATCACGATGGATTGCGGCTCTTCAGGAAGTTGCCTTAGCAACAGGAGAAACGTTAGCCGCGCATAATTACGCAGCTTATGTTTTCCATCATGTCTCAGAATTTACAGAACGTGCGGGAAACAACGATCGCGGCTCCATAACCGCTTTATATGCTATTTTACACTACCCCAATCATCCAGATATCTTTACTGATTACCTCAAATCACTCTTAGACGGACATTTTTTCCTTACCAACCAGGGAAAAGCTTTAGCCTCTCCTCCTATTGATATCCTTCTCAGCCTATCGAGATCCGCGAAAAAGCTTTCTCTTCCTCATCATTATGCAGCCGCTGAAAAACTCCGCTCATTATTAAAAACCTACCAAGAAGCATTAGATATTATCCATTTAGGAGCCTATACTCCAGGACATGACAAAGATCTTGATGACGCTGTAAAAATTCTTCCGAACATAAAAAAATTCCTCGCTCAACCACTGTCAAGCTATTGTCAGCTGGAAAACACATTGAAAGAATTGGAGGCTTTAGTAGAACTTGAATAA